In Fibrobacterota bacterium, the DNA window CAGCTCGGGAGCGATGCCGATCGTCATGGTGGAGAATTCGCGATCGGGCTTGGCGAACCGATCCATCGCCTCCATGGCCAAGCGCAAGGTTTGCTGATGGAACAAGTCCACTTGCAAGGCCGAGGCCTTGCGCCCCGTGGTGATGGCCGCCGCGGCCACCTTCAAGGCACCGTCCGGGCCGGGTTCGACCAGCCCCAAATCCGAAAGCAGCTTCACCGACTTCTGCGCCTCTTGGGCGGTGAGGGGCGGCCGCAGGGCGGCGCCCAGGGCGGCATAATCGTCGCGGAATGGAGCGATGGCGAGCAAGGCGCGGATAACGCTGTGGTGCCATGCCGAATAGAATCCGTATTGGGTCTCACGCACCAATTGGGGATCGGAAAGGCGCGCCATGGCTTGGAGCTTCAGGAATCCCGATTGGCGATCCCCTGCGCCCTTGGCTTGGTTGAATTCGACTAGGGCGAGGAAGTAACGGGATTGCAGGCCCGTATGTCCCAGGGCTTTGGAGAGCTTATCGGCCGAGGCCTGGGAGAGTCCCTTGCGGCCTTGCAGCAAGGACGTAAGCCAGGAAGTGGATTGCATGCCCGCCCGCAACGCGAACCACCGGTTGGAGCAAGGCAGCCCCTTTTTCTTGCGATCATCGACCACGTCCCGCAAATAGGCGCGGTAATCGGTATAGGCGGTGAGCGGCTTCATAGGGGCCCGTTCCTGCGCTGCGGGTGCATACCGAAAGTATACTCCCGATGCGGCCGGGCCGATGGATGCGGAAGGGTGACGCTTAAGGATTCCGCGTTCCCGGGAGAGCGTCGGACGGCCTGTGGCGGCGGATTCCGCCGCTTCCTGGGGGAATCACAGGAACTTCGTGAGGACCTCGGGCCCGTTCCGGGTCATTGCCACGGTGTGCTCGAACTGGGCCGAGAGCTTGCCGTCCCGGGTGAATACCGTCCAGCCGTCTTCGGCGACATAGACGTCCGGGCTGCCTTCGTTGATCATGGGCTCGATCGTGAACACCA includes these proteins:
- a CDS encoding TIGR02147 family protein — protein: MKPLTAYTDYRAYLRDVVDDRKKKGLPCSNRWFALRAGMQSTSWLTSLLQGRKGLSQASADKLSKALGHTGLQSRYFLALVEFNQAKGAGDRQSGFLKLQAMARLSDPQLVRETQYGFYSAWHHSVIRALLAIAPFRDDYAALGAALRPPLTAQEAQKSVKLLSDLGLVEPGPDGALKVAAAAITTGRKASALQVDLFHQQTLRLAMEAMDRFAKPDREFSTMTIGIAPELLPMVKDILAEARRRIGELAEASETASRVYQVNMQVFPLSAAYGTGAAA